In Vibrio lentus, the genomic stretch CACCCTCTTTCAATCCCTTGATAGCACTCACTTTCTTGTCTTGATGGTTTGTGTGTAACAAATATTTTACAAATTGACAGGGTTTCATCGAAATTGCCCATTTTCCTCCACCCATTCCATTATCTCGGCTTGTGGGCCAAATTTAATTAAGGACAAAAAATACACAACACAAAACCAATAGGTACAAGGAGAAAGTTCATGGTGGATACATACAACCCGCTTGGCACGGATGGGTTCGAGTTTGTTGAATACACGGCCGTTGACCACAAGGGAATTGAGCAACTTAAAGCGCTGTTTGTGTCACTTGGTTTTGCTGAGATCGCCAAGCACCGCTCAAAAGAGGCTTGGCTGTATCGACAAGGTGACATCAACTTTATCGTCAATGAACAGCCTCACAGCCAAGCGGAAGCGTTCGCTAAAGTGCATGGGCCATCGGTCTGTGGCATGGCTTTTCGTGTCAACGAAGCAACAGCTGCAATGGAGCAAGCGTTTAAGGGTGGTGGTGAAGAGTACAAAACAGAAATAGGGCCGATGGAGCTGAGCATTCCTGCCATTTACGGCATCGGTGAAAGCCTGCTCTATTTTGTGGATCGTTATGGCAAGCAGAGCATCTACGACGTCGACTTCCGATTCTATGACGATGCGGAACAGCGCATGGCCGAAGCCAATGTTGGCTTGTATGAAATCGACCACCTCACGCATAACGTGAAGCAAGGCAATATGGACCTATGGTCTGGGTTCTATGAACGTCTTGGTAACTTCCGTGAGATTCGCTACTTCGACATTGAAGGCAAGCTGACTGGCCTTGTGAGCCGCGCTATGACCTCACCGTGTGGCAAAATCCGTATCCCTATCAATGAGTCTTCCGACGACAAATCACAAATCGAAGAGTTTATTCGCGAATACAACGGCGAAGGTATCCAACACATCGCACTCGCCACCGATGACATCTACAAAACGGTGAAGACTCTGCGTGATCGCGGCATGGACTTTATGCCAACCCCAGATACCTACTATGAGAAAGTTGACGATCGTGTGAAAGGCCACGGTGAAGACACTGATCTGCTGCGTGACCTACGCGTCCTGATTGATGGCGCGCCGACCAAAGACGGCATCTTGCTGCAAATTTTCACACAGACGGTAATTGGGCCTGTGTTCTTTGAAATCATTCAGCGTAAAGGCAATGAAGGCTTTGGCGAAGGTAACTTCAAGGCGCTGTTTGAATCGATTGAAGAGGACCAGATTCGTCGAGGAGTATTAGACGATGCATAAATGGATCTCATTTCCTCATCGGGAGGGGGTGTGTTCTAAACAAGCGCACGCCGACTTCCCCGAAGAGGCAATCTATGAGCGAGAAGCCGGCCGAAGTGGTTTCTTCGGTCCTGCTGCTCACTTTCATCACCAACACGCCCCAACAGGTTGGTCGGAGTGGGAGGGCGATTTACGTCCTCGCGCTTTTGATTTTACGCTAGTGGAAAAAGCCAGCCAGATAACCCCTTGGGCGGTGCCTCATCTTTTGCACAATGCGGACTGCAAAATCCGCGTGTGGCGCATGGATGAGAAGATGGATTTCTTAGTGCGTAACTCCGATGGCGATGAGCTACTGTTCATTCACCAAGGCAGCGCCGATCTTTATTGTGACTATGGTCATCTAGAGGTGAGTGAAGGGGATTACGTGATGATCCCGCGCTCGACCAACTGGCGCTTAGAGCCAAGCGAGCCGATGTTTATCTTGATGATTGAGAACACAGACGCGGCTTACTCCTTGCCAGAGAAAGGCATGGTCGGCAATCACGCGGTGTTTGATCCTGCAGTGCTCGATATCCCTTCGATCAATGATCAATTCCGCGCTCAGTATTCAGAAAACCAAACTCAGGTTCAGGTGAAGCGCCACGACAAAGTCAGCGTGATCACCTATCCGTTCAATCCATTGGATGCAATTGGCTGGCATGGCGACTTAGCTGTGGTGAAAGTGAATTGGCGCGATATCAGACCGCTGATGTCGCATCGCTACCACTTGCCACCTTCTGCGCACACGACGTTTGTTGGCGCAGGTTTTGTAGTGTGCACCTTTGTACCACGTCCGATTGAGAGCGACCCAGGTGCATTGAAAGTGCCGTTCTACCACAACAATGATGACTACGACGAAGTGCTGTTCTATCACGCTGGTGACTTCTTCAGTCGCGACAATATTGAAGCGGGCATGGTGACTTTCCATCCAGCAGGCTTCAGTCATGGACCTCACCCTAAAGCCTTTAAGGCAGGTCAGGCGCATAAGAAGAAGTTTACCGACGAAGTGGCGGTGATGATCGATACTCGCCATGCACTGCAGTTCTCTGAGGAACTCGATAGCGTTGAGAACAAAGAATATGTCTACAGTTGGCAAGAGAAATAAGGGATAAGGATGAAATTAGCAACCAAGAAAAATGGCACTCGCGATGGTCTATTGATGGTCGTGAGCAAAGATCTCAAACAATGTGTGGCTGCCACTGAAATCTTCCATGCGATGCATCTGGCGCCAACCATGCAGGTGGCTTTGGATAACTGGGACAGCGTTGCACCTCAGTTAGAAGAGTTATACACCTCGCTTAATACTGGGCATGTGACAGGCAGTGAAGTGTTTGCACCTCAGTATTGTGAATCACCTCTGCCACGCGCTTATCAATGGGCCGATGGCAGCGCATATGTAAATCATGTTGAGCTGGTGCGTAAGGCTCGTGGTGCTGAAATGCCAGAAAGTTTCTGGGTCGATCCATTAATGTATCAAGGCGGCTCAGACGCGTTTATCGGCCCTCGTGACAACATCGAATTTGCCAGCGACGAATGGGGTATCGATTTCGAGGGCGAGGTCGCGATTGTGACCGGTGACGTGCCAATGGGTGCCAGTGCTAAACAGGCGCACGAGTCGATTCGCTTGCTGATGTTGGTGAATGATGTGTCGCTGCGTGGTTTGATTCCGGCAGAGCTTGCTAAGGGTTTTGGTTTCTTCCAGTCTAAGCCTTCTTCAGCGTTCTCTCCGGTTGCGGTAACACCTGACGAGCTTGGTGAACAGTGGAGAGGCAGTAAGGTGCATCTACCGTTGATATCGACCTACAACGATAAGCCTTTTGGTTGTCCGAATGCTGGCGTGGATATGACTTTCAACTTTGCAGAATTAGTTGTTCACGCTGCGAAAACTCGCCCACTATCGGCCGGTGCAATCATTGGCTCGGGCACGGTTTCCAATAAGCAAGGCACTGACCATGGCACCTCAATTGCCGAGGGCGGAGTGGGTTATTCATGCATTGCCGAAGTTCGCATGATAGAGACGATTCGTGATGGTAAACCGTCGACTAAATTCATGTCGTTTGGCGATTCGATCAAGCTTGAGATGTTTGATGCAGCTGGTGACTCCATTTTTGGTGCGATTGACCAAAAAGTGAGCCAGTATCGGGCGCTATAGTCCACATAATAGGATTTCTGTATGAGCGAGAGCATCGTGAACAAGAACATTATACTTTACGGTTACTGGCGCTCGTCCGCAGCCTATCGAGTGCGTATTGGATTAAACCTGAAGCAACTCAACTACGAGTCTAAATCGGTGCA encodes the following:
- the hppD gene encoding 4-hydroxyphenylpyruvate dioxygenase, translating into MVDTYNPLGTDGFEFVEYTAVDHKGIEQLKALFVSLGFAEIAKHRSKEAWLYRQGDINFIVNEQPHSQAEAFAKVHGPSVCGMAFRVNEATAAMEQAFKGGGEEYKTEIGPMELSIPAIYGIGESLLYFVDRYGKQSIYDVDFRFYDDAEQRMAEANVGLYEIDHLTHNVKQGNMDLWSGFYERLGNFREIRYFDIEGKLTGLVSRAMTSPCGKIRIPINESSDDKSQIEEFIREYNGEGIQHIALATDDIYKTVKTLRDRGMDFMPTPDTYYEKVDDRVKGHGEDTDLLRDLRVLIDGAPTKDGILLQIFTQTVIGPVFFEIIQRKGNEGFGEGNFKALFESIEEDQIRRGVLDDA
- a CDS encoding homogentisate 1,2-dioxygenase: MHKWISFPHREGVCSKQAHADFPEEAIYEREAGRSGFFGPAAHFHHQHAPTGWSEWEGDLRPRAFDFTLVEKASQITPWAVPHLLHNADCKIRVWRMDEKMDFLVRNSDGDELLFIHQGSADLYCDYGHLEVSEGDYVMIPRSTNWRLEPSEPMFILMIENTDAAYSLPEKGMVGNHAVFDPAVLDIPSINDQFRAQYSENQTQVQVKRHDKVSVITYPFNPLDAIGWHGDLAVVKVNWRDIRPLMSHRYHLPPSAHTTFVGAGFVVCTFVPRPIESDPGALKVPFYHNNDDYDEVLFYHAGDFFSRDNIEAGMVTFHPAGFSHGPHPKAFKAGQAHKKKFTDEVAVMIDTRHALQFSEELDSVENKEYVYSWQEK
- a CDS encoding fumarylacetoacetate hydrolase family protein gives rise to the protein MKLATKKNGTRDGLLMVVSKDLKQCVAATEIFHAMHLAPTMQVALDNWDSVAPQLEELYTSLNTGHVTGSEVFAPQYCESPLPRAYQWADGSAYVNHVELVRKARGAEMPESFWVDPLMYQGGSDAFIGPRDNIEFASDEWGIDFEGEVAIVTGDVPMGASAKQAHESIRLLMLVNDVSLRGLIPAELAKGFGFFQSKPSSAFSPVAVTPDELGEQWRGSKVHLPLISTYNDKPFGCPNAGVDMTFNFAELVVHAAKTRPLSAGAIIGSGTVSNKQGTDHGTSIAEGGVGYSCIAEVRMIETIRDGKPSTKFMSFGDSIKLEMFDAAGDSIFGAIDQKVSQYRAL